From one uncultured Bacteroides sp. genomic stretch:
- a CDS encoding HlyD family efflux transporter periplasmic adaptor subunit gives MDREIPKKELLKERNKKIIRFSIIGVACIAAISVLISLMRTGVERKDLVFSTVDKGTIEVSVSASGKVAPAFEEIINSPINTRIVEVYRKGGDSVNVGTPILKLDLQSTETEYNKLLDEEQMRRYKLEQLKVNNQTKLNDMAMQIKVSAMKLNRMKVELRNEHYLDSLGAGTTDKVRQAELSYNVAQLEYEQLKQQYTNEQQVRAAELKVQELDFNIFRKSLAEMKRTLDDAQIRSPRKAILTYINNQVGAQVAQGAQVAVISDLSHFKVEGEIADTYGDRVSAGGKAIVKIGSEKLEGTVSSVTPLSKNGVISFTVQLAEDNNKRLRSGLKVDVYVMNAVKEDVMRIANASFYVGRGEYELFVLTSSDEIVKRKVQLGDSNFESVEVISGLKVGDKVVVSDMSSYKNKNKLKVK, from the coding sequence ATGGACAGAGAGATTCCTAAAAAAGAGCTGCTGAAAGAGCGTAATAAGAAAATCATCCGATTCTCTATTATCGGAGTAGCGTGCATTGCCGCTATCAGCGTACTTATTTCGTTGATGCGTACCGGAGTAGAACGGAAAGATCTGGTTTTTTCTACCGTAGATAAAGGAACTATTGAGGTAAGTGTCAGCGCTTCGGGCAAAGTGGCACCGGCGTTCGAAGAGATCATCAATTCACCCATCAATACCCGTATTGTGGAGGTATATCGCAAAGGGGGTGACTCCGTAAACGTGGGCACGCCCATCTTGAAACTCGATTTGCAAAGCACGGAAACGGAATATAACAAGCTGCTGGATGAAGAACAAATGCGCCGCTACAAGCTGGAGCAACTCAAAGTAAATAACCAGACGAAACTGAACGACATGGCGATGCAGATTAAAGTATCTGCCATGAAGCTGAATCGAATGAAGGTGGAGCTACGCAACGAGCACTATCTGGATAGTCTGGGTGCAGGCACAACGGACAAGGTGCGACAAGCCGAACTAAGTTACAACGTGGCCCAACTGGAGTACGAGCAATTGAAACAACAATACACCAACGAACAGCAGGTGCGGGCTGCGGAGCTGAAAGTACAAGAGCTGGATTTCAATATCTTTCGCAAGTCACTGGCCGAAATGAAACGTACGTTGGATGATGCACAGATTCGCTCTCCGCGCAAAGCCATTCTTACTTATATCAATAATCAGGTAGGCGCACAAGTGGCACAAGGCGCACAGGTAGCTGTCATTTCAGACCTTAGTCACTTTAAAGTAGAAGGCGAGATAGCCGATACGTATGGCGATCGGGTATCGGCGGGAGGCAAGGCCATTGTAAAGATTGGCAGCGAGAAGCTCGAAGGAACGGTATCCAGCGTAACGCCGTTGTCTAAAAACGGAGTCATTTCATTTACCGTGCAGTTGGCCGAAGATAATAACAAACGCCTCCGCTCGGGGTTGAAAGTAGATGTATACGTGATGAATGCGGTAAAAGAAGATGTGATGCGCATAGCCAATGCTTCTTTCTACGTGGGGCGTGGCGAATACGAACTGTTTGTGCTGACCTCTTCGGACGAGATAGTGAAACGCAAAGTGCAACTGGGCGACTCTAACTTTGAGTCCGTAGAAGTAATCAGTGGCCTGAAGGTGGGCGACAAAGTCGTTGTGTCCGATATGTCTTCTTACAAGAACAAGAATAAACTCAAAGTGAAATAG
- a CDS encoding ABC transporter permease: MITLYLKQAWQLLKQNLLFSGISIVGTALSISLIMMLVVAVQSRIMNYGPEANRDRTLYVKWAGIQKKSDHENNGNGYLSLKTADACFRSLKTPEAVSIVSPLQTRLAALPGGVKAMRCNTLFTDEQFWQVFRFHTISGRVYDRADLDAAIHKAVLSAGMARTLFGDVHAAVGKTITLDYHSFTVCAVVSDVSTLATDAFAQIWIPYTTAQIRRNPWAEEISGNYKAFILAHRSADFPAIRAEVEQRVAVYNASLREYELNLRSQPDTKIVEIGRFGPGDPDTTSLIVGLIFTIMMLLIVPAVNISGLTLSRIYQRMPEIGVRRAYGATRMELMQQILTENLLLSLLGGVLGIVFSYAGISLCRDWVLGTTAYFGMHIKPDMEISLLLNPWALLFAVLFCLILNLLSAGIPAWRGASVGIVKAISNE; this comes from the coding sequence ATGATAACATTATACTTAAAGCAAGCTTGGCAGCTATTGAAACAGAACCTGCTGTTTAGTGGCATATCTATAGTGGGAACGGCATTGTCCATCTCTCTTATCATGATGTTGGTAGTAGCTGTTCAGTCTCGGATAATGAACTACGGGCCCGAAGCGAACCGCGACCGTACGCTCTATGTAAAATGGGCAGGCATTCAAAAGAAGTCCGACCACGAGAATAACGGCAATGGATATCTTTCGCTAAAGACGGCAGATGCCTGCTTTCGTTCGCTTAAAACGCCCGAAGCCGTAAGCATTGTTTCGCCCTTACAAACCCGATTGGCCGCTTTGCCCGGAGGGGTTAAGGCCATGCGTTGCAACACGCTCTTTACCGATGAGCAGTTTTGGCAGGTATTTCGTTTTCACACAATCAGCGGCAGGGTTTATGATCGTGCCGATCTGGATGCCGCCATTCATAAAGCGGTGTTATCCGCCGGCATGGCGCGCACGCTTTTCGGTGATGTGCATGCGGCCGTGGGTAAAACCATTACGCTCGATTACCATTCTTTTACCGTTTGTGCCGTGGTGAGTGATGTTTCTACGCTGGCAACGGATGCTTTTGCACAAATCTGGATACCCTATACTACTGCGCAAATTCGTCGCAACCCGTGGGCGGAAGAAATTTCGGGCAATTATAAAGCCTTTATACTGGCACATCGTTCGGCCGATTTCCCGGCCATCCGTGCGGAAGTAGAACAACGGGTGGCGGTTTACAACGCTTCGCTGCGCGAATATGAATTGAACTTAAGAAGCCAGCCCGATACAAAGATCGTAGAAATAGGCCGCTTCGGCCCCGGAGATCCCGATACTACCTCTTTAATCGTGGGACTTATTTTTACGATAATGATGCTGTTGATTGTTCCGGCGGTAAATATCTCGGGACTCACCTTGAGCCGCATTTATCAGCGTATGCCCGAGATAGGAGTGCGTCGGGCCTACGGAGCCACTCGGATGGAACTGATGCAACAGATCTTAACGGAAAATTTATTGCTCTCTTTACTGGGCGGAGTACTGGGGATCGTATTTAGTTATGCGGGCATTTCCCTTTGTCGCGATTGGGTGCTGGGCACTACCGCCTATTTCGGTATGCACATAAAGCCCGATATGGAGATTTCTCTCTTACTAAATCCGTGGGCGCTCTTGTTTGCCGTTCTGTTCTGTCTCATTCTTAATTTGCTGAGTGCCGGCATACCTGCCTGGCGCGGAGCCTCGGTTGGTATTGTTAAAGCAATTAGTAACGAATAA